Part of the Candidatus Diapherotrites archaeon genome is shown below.
GACAAACCGAAAATTCCAGAAATGGGGGGCGTCACAGTTTTATTTGGCTTTAGTTTGGGGATAATACTTTCTATATTCATTAATACTTATTTAAAATTTTTTAGCATAAATTTAACAATAATTTTTGCTGTTTTTTGCACTGCCCTTTTAATAGGCCTGTTAGGGGTAGTTGACGATTTGATTGGCTGGAAAAAAGGAATACGGCAATGGCAACACGCATTATTTCCTTTGGTAGCCGCTTTGCCCTTAATGGCAGTAAAGGCAGGGGTTAATGAAATGACTTTTCCTCTGATAGGGGCAGTCTATTTTGGTGTTTATTATTCTTTAATTTTCGTCCCTCTCGGGATAACTGGAGCAAGCAATGCATTTAACATGCTTGCAGGGTTAAACGGATTAGAGGTAGGATTGGGTTTAATTTCTTTTTTTACATTATTGGTTATAAGCATTGTCAACTTTTTAAATCCCTTGTATGTTGGAAACAGTCTTGAATCAATAATTCTGATTGCATCAATAATGGGTGCATTGATTGCTTTTCTTAAATTTAATTGGTACCCCACAAAAATTTTTCCTGGCGATTCACTCACCTTGATGAATGGGGCGTTGATTGCATCAATTGTTATTATTGGGAACATGGAAAAGATTGGGATTATACTAATAGCTTTATTTTTTATAGAGCTCTTGTTTAAAGCAAAACACAGGTTTCAGTCGCAATGTTTTGGGATACCTCAAAAAGACGGAACATTAAAGGCAGACCCGCGAGGTGGTTCTCTAACACAATGGATAATGCGCAGGGGCAAGTTTACAGAAATTCGAGTAGTTTCAATCATTCTTTTTTTGCAGTGCATTATAGCCGCCATTACGCTAATATACTTTTATTTGAATTTTATTG
Proteins encoded:
- a CDS encoding glycosyltransferase 4 family protein; translation: MLNINIILSIILIFFCSFISTYLVIPFLIEKLVRRGIVGTDLNKYDKPKIPEMGGVTVLFGFSLGIILSIFINTYLKFFSINLTIIFAVFCTALLIGLLGVVDDLIGWKKGIRQWQHALFPLVAALPLMAVKAGVNEMTFPLIGAVYFGVYYSLIFVPLGITGASNAFNMLAGLNGLEVGLGLISFFTLLVISIVNFLNPLYVGNSLESIILIASIMGALIAFLKFNWYPTKIFPGDSLTLMNGALIASIVIIGNMEKIGIILIALFFIELLFKAKHRFQSQCFGIPQKDGTLKADPRGGSLTQWIMRRGKFTEIRVVSIILFLQCIIAAITLIYFYLNFIGAINF